A part of Lacerta agilis isolate rLacAgi1 chromosome 7, rLacAgi1.pri, whole genome shotgun sequence genomic DNA contains:
- the LOC117050313 gene encoding mas-related G-protein coupled receptor member H-like, producing MGSFSPTLLYPLNAGEKYYETSNASVFSNNSHSNDDPEFIYRTVTMYIVCVSIITVCILGCLGNGTVIWLLGFHIKRNPFTTYILNLALADFGLLAVDFILEIRWLQNRKQDEGIVFEFFEDIFQSMYNTGQFLLTAISIDRCVCVLFPLLYRCHRPPHLSTILCALIWIFSFIFPGIHFILFLAAKKEHKYISCYQYIVNGFICLPLMTFSTAVLFIKFCFKTQRIRRRKLITVILLTLLFFLSFSFPMNAFYISHYVFESLTLHRLQYGYLCATLNSSVNPFIYFLVGRQKRGKPRRSMKVILQNVFKEEEICSDEVEPSAETKL from the coding sequence ATGGGGAGTTTCAGCCCAACACTCCTGTACCCTTTGAATGCTGGAGAGAAATATTATGAAACATCCAATGCAAGTGTTTTTTCCAACAACAGCCACAGTAATGACGACCCAGAATTTATATATAGGACAGTAACAATGTATATAGTGTGTGTATCAATAATTACAGTTTGCATTTTGGGGTGCTTGGGGAATGGAACTGTCATCTGGCTGCTTGGCTTCCACATTAAGAGGAATCCCTTCACCACATACATCCTGAACCTCGCCCTTGCAGACTTTGGTTTACTCGCTGTTGACTTTATTTTAGAAATACGTTGGCTTCAAAACCGTAAACAGGATGAAGGCATCGTGTTTGAATTCTTCGAAGATATTTTCCAATCCATGTACAACACTGGTCAGTTTCTGCTGACAGCCATCAGCATCGACAGGTGTGTTTGTGTCCTGTTTCCCCTTTTGTATCGATGCCACCGGCCACCACATTTGTCTACCATTTTGTGTGCCTTGATATGGATATTCTCTTTCATTTTCCCTGGAATTCACTTCATTCTCTTCCTGGCTGCTAAGAAGGAACACAAGTATATAAGTTGCTACCAGTATATTGTGAACGGCTTCATTTGCCTCCCACTCATGACTTTCTCCACTGCGGTCCTTTTTATCAAGTTCTGCTTTAAAACACAACGGATAAGGCGGAGAAAGCTGATCACGGTCATCCTGCTTacactcctcttctttctttctttttcttttccaatgaATGCCTTTTACATAAGCCATTATGTTTTTGAGTCGCTAACTTTGCATCGCTTACAATATGGCTACTTGTGCGCCACTCTGAACAGCAGCGTCAACCCTTTTATCTATTTCCTGGTTGGGAGGCAAAAGAGAGGCAAACCTAGGAGGAGCATGAAAGTCATACTTCAGAATGTTTTCAAAGAGGAAGAAATCTGTTCGGATGAAGTGGAGCCCTCTGCTGAAACTAAGTTATGA